The nucleotide window ACGAGCGCGCCTTTGATGTGCGCGCGCCGCATGGCCTCCAAGAACTCCGGATCTTCCGCCGCTTCCATGGTGATCTGCGTGAAGAAGACCGAGTCGTCCGGCAACCGCGCGAGCTGGGCCATCAGCTCGAACCGCTCTGCGCGCGCCGCTTGGAGCTGCTCGAGCTGTGCGGGATTGCTCCGTCGCGCGGCCATCCGCAGATCGGTCAACGTCACGGGATAGAAATTGTCGTCGGCCAGCGCAATGAAGCGGAAGCCCCGCCGGCGCAGGTCGACGATCTCCCGGATGATGCAGCCCCAATCGCGTTGACGAGGACGCTGGCCGTCGGTCCTCCAGACCGAGCAGAACGAGCAGTGCTTCGGGCAGCCGCGCACCGTCTGCACCGACGCCCACATATAGCGCCCGGCCGGCAGCAGCTCCCAACGGCCCGCGAGAAAACGATCGGGCTCGAGGCGTCCACCCTCGTACACGCGGGCAACAGCTCCTTTGGCACAGTCGCTCAGCACGGTCGACCAGATCTGGTCGCCATCGCCGGTCACGACCGCATGCGCACCGCCGAGCTGAAACGCCTCGTCTGGATAGAGCGTGGCATGGATGCCGCCAAAGACGACATGGGCGCCAGCCGCCCGCGCCGCGGCGCCCACCTCGTAGCCCCGCAAGGCATTACCGGTGTGAATCCCGATCCCGACAACGTCTCCCGCCTTCACGGATCCGGCGTCGAAGGGCTCGAGCGTTTCGTCGGCCAGAATTGGGGGACCGTAACACTCAGGCGTGGCAGCGGCCAGCACATAGAGCCACCGCGGCGTGATGACGCCAATCCCGAACGAGACGTGGCTCGGATTGATGAGATGAATCGTCATTGAAGCGGCGGTCAGCAAGCATTCTCCTTGCTAGGTAGGGCGGATAGAGCCTGGCGCGACGGTCGCGGCGCGCCGGCCGTCAGGCCGCATCGCACCTAATGTCCCGCCGGTCGCCGAAAGTCATAGCGGTTGCCTCCCAACCGTCGGCCTTGATTCCACACTTCGCCGCACGCCCGGCAGCGCCAATACGTCGACGGACCAATGGTCTTGCTCGTGGTTACCAGATCTGTTGCGCCACAGGAAGGGCACGCGCTCGGCGGGCTGATGGTCTCTGAGTAAGTTGGCTGTTGCATCGGTCAAGTGTGCGAGGTTGCTCGTCGCCAGAGGCCCCACGGCCAGTCCCCGGCGAGATGACGAGCTTTGATGAGGGCTGGATAAGACCCTACACGAGGCGGGTCGGAGACAGGACTCAAGAAAGCCAGACTTCGCGCATTTTAGCACGCCCTCCATCTGAACTGGTCAGGAATCGTGCGCGGTCAGATTGCGCGCCTCATGACCGCCGCGAAGAACGCCTCGAGGCCATGCACGTGTGGGAGGGTATGAAAGAAGCCCTCCGCGTCGATGAGCGTTCGCATCGAGTCCGGCACCGGTAGGCTGTTCGCGCCTATCAATGCAAAGGATTCGTGCTCCGCGAGAAAGCGCGCCACGAGATCCTGGTTCTCTTCCGGCTCGCTCGAGCAGGTGGCGTACACCAGCCGCCCGCCTGGAGCGACAACCCGTGCCGCTTCGCGGAGCATCACACGCTGAGCTGCCGCAAAACGGATGAGATCGTCCGGCGTCCGCTTCCACCGAATGTCCGGGTCGCGGCGGATTGTTCCCAAGCCCGAGCAGGGCACGTCGAGCAGCACGCCCTGAAACAGCTCTCGAAACGGCAAGCCGCGTGTTAAATCGATTTGTACGACCTGTACCCACTTGGTGCCCGCGCGGGCGAGTGTGTTCCGGAGCAACTGCACGCGCGCGCGCCTCGTGTCCGCTGCGACGATGAGCGACCCAGGCTCCAGTGCCGCTGCGAGTGCCAACGTCTTACCACCAGGTGAGGCACAGGCATCCAGCACCGGCGCCCTCTCCCCTGCGCAGGTGGCGGCGGCTGCGAGCACGCCGACCGCCTGCGATGCTTCGTCCTGCACGGAGCAAGCGCCTTCCTCGAGGGGTGGTGTTCCGAGCGGGTGCCCAGCGGTAACGATCAGCGCCTCTGGCGCGTAGCGTCCGGGCTGCGTTGCAACGCCGTGAGCTTCGAGCGCCCTTGCCAAAGTAGCCGGCGTCGTGCGTAGCGGATTCGCGCGCAAGGTGAGCGGTGCACTGCGGTTGTTGAAGCTCGCGATCTCGGCGGCGGCCTGAAACCCGTAACGATCGAGCCAGCGCTCCATGAGCCACGCCGGGTGTGAGAGTGTGACCGCCAGATGCTCCAGCGCGCGTTGCCGCCATCGGCGCGCCGCGCCGCTCGCTGATGGTGGCCGCAGTGGGGGGGCTGGTGGAAGGCCAGCGCCTCGCGTGACCGCGATTTGGCGCAACGTGGCGTTGATGAACCCGGCGGCCCGTGGGTGATGCGCGCGCTTTACCAGGTCTACCGCTTCGTCGACCACGACTGCCGCCGGCACGCGTGTCAAGTGGAGGAGTTGGTACGCGCCAAGGCGGAGCACGTCGAGCGATGCAGTGTCGATGGCGTCGAGAGGACGTTTGGCGGCGCGGGTAATCAGGTAGTCGAGCGCGGCCTGCCAGCGAAGGACGCCGAGGGTGATCTCAGTAGTGAGGGCCCGATCGCGGGCGTCCGCCAGACCGTCGCGCTCGCGCGCCAAGGCAATCGGCAGGTCGGTGCCCGTCTCGTGCACGCGACGGAGCGCACGCCACGCCGCCGAGCGAGCTGGAGCCGTCATGGGCGCCGACCGTTGAAACGAGCGCCCACCTCCAGTCGTCGGCCCGCCAGGAAGTCTCTCGCCGCCATCGCCCGTCGTCCTTCCGGTTGCACCTCGAGCAAGTGTAGTGAGCTGTTGTCACCCGTAGCGACACGGAGCACATCGCGGTCCGCCTCGACGATGGTCCCGGGAGCGGCGTCAGTTGGAGCGGCGGGCCGAGTGCGTCGCATCATGAGTCGCTGACCGTGAAGAAACGAGAACGCGCCGGGCCATGGCTGCATCGCGCGCACATGGTTGTGGACGGCCAGCGCGGGTCGGCTCCAGTCGATGAGTCCTTCGTCTTTGCGCAAGCGCGGCGCGTAGGTCGCCTGTGTGTCATCTTGGGCCGTTTCGTCGACGGCTCCGGCGGCGAGTCGATCGACGGTCTCGCAGAGGAGGGAGGCGCCAAGTGTCGCGAGCGCCTGCTCGACGTCGCCACTCGTGTCCTCGGGGCCGATGGGATGCCGCCGCTGCGCGAGAGATGCCCCGGCGTCGAGTGCGCTGACCACGCGCATGATCGTCACGCCGGTCTCGGCGTCGCCCGCGAGCACCGCTCGTTGGATCGGCGAGGCACCGCGGTAGCGTGGCAACAGTGATGCATGCACGTTGATCAAGCCCAGGCGCGGGATGGTGAGGAGAACATCCGGTAGGAGCTTGCCATAAGCAGCAACGACGCCCAGATCCGGCTCGACCGATCGAGCCAGAGCCAGAAACGCATCGTCTTTGAGCTTGTCCGGCTGCCACACTGGAACGTCGTGTACGAGCGCCAGCGCCTTGATCGGCGAGGATCGGACGACCTGCCCGCGCCCCCGCGGTCGATCCGGTTGTGTGACCACACCGACGACCGGATGGCGGGATCGCAGCAGTCCCTCTAGCGTGGGTACGGCAAACGTTGGCGTTCCAAAGAAGACGATACGGAGCCGCGGCTCATTTGCCATGCGCTCGCCACCACGTTCCCTTCCGTTGGAGCCGCTTCAAACGCCACATGATCGACCAGCGTGAAAGCCGCCTGAGCCGGTCGAGATACAGCGTGCCCTCCAGGTGGTCCAGCTCATGCTGGAGAACGCGGGCCAGCAGATTCGTCCCTTCGATCGTGCAAGGCTCACCGTGGCGGTTGAGCCCGCGGACGACGATTCGCCGTGGGCGGCTGACGCGCGCATCGAAGCCAGGCACGCTCAGACAGCCTTCGCGCTGGCGCTGAACGCCTTCCCTGGCCACGACCTCCGGATTTGCAAGCACCAGGATCTCGTGCGGGTTCCGGCCGATCGACAGATCGATGACCATCAAACGTAGCGGGGCTCCCACCTGAGGCGCCGCGAGCCCCACACCGGGTGCGGCGTGCACGGTCTCGATCATGCTGTCGACCAGCACCTGCAGCTCATCATCAAACGTCGTGACGGGCCCCGCTGGCGTATGCAGCATCGAGGCACCGTAGCGAAGGATGGGCTGCGTCATGCTCAAAAACAGTGACGAGTGACGAGTGACGAGTGACGAGCCGGCACGCGAGACGCCGCGGGCTGCCGGCGTGGTCCATCGCTAGTGTCCTGAAACGTAGGATCTACCCTCACTCGTCACTCGTCACTCGTCACTGAATTCGTCACTGTTCTGGGCACGAAGCGCTCGCGCACGCGGTCACGGGCGGCGCCGTAGTGCCCTTGGATCTCGGTAATGGAATCGCCGCCAAACTTCTCGAGGAACGCGTCGGCGACGACTAGGGCAACCATCGCCTCGCCGACACAAGCTGCCGCGGGCACTGCGCAGACATCGCTTCGTTCCACGGTCGCGGGGGAGGTCTCCATGGTTTCGAGATCAACCGACTGCAGCGGCTTCATGAGGGTCGAGATGGGCTTCATATAGGCGGTGACCCGAAGATCTTCTCCGTTTGTCACACCGCCCTCGAGGCCTCCGGCGCGATTGGTCGGCCGCACGACGCCCATGTCTCCGTGCGTGAGCCGCTGGGCGCTCGGCAGCAGGATCTCATCGTGCACTTGCGAGCCTGGACGAGCGGCGGCTGTCGCGCCGAGGCCTATGCCTACCCCTTTGATGGCTGGAATCGACATGACCGCCTGTGCGAGACGGCCGTCCAACTTGCGATCCCAGTGGACGTGACTGCCGAGACCGGGCGGCAAGCCGCGGGCCACGACCTCGAACGCACCACCGAGCGTATCGCCCGCCTCGCGCGCGCGATCGATCGCAGCAATCATGAGCGCTTCCACCGAGCTATCAACGCACCGCAAGGGCGCCTCGGCTGGTATCGCGACGATCTGCTCGAACGTCACGGCCAGCGGGTCGGACAGCGCGGCGTCACCAATGGCGAAGACGTGACTTGCCAGGCGCACGTCGAAGCGTGCCAAGAGCTGTCTTGCCAAGGCGCCTGCCGCCACGCGTGCCGCCGTTTCCCGGGCGCTCGCGCGCTCGAGGACATCGCGAATATCGGAGCGGTCGTACTTGAGCGCACCGGCGAGATCCGCATGGCCCGGCCGCGGGCGCGTGACCGCCGCGCGGCGTGCGCCAGTGGCATCTGCCGGTGCCTCAGCCGCTGCATGCATCGTGACCTGCCAGTTTGGCCAATCCCGATTCCGGATCAGGAGCGCAACCGGACTGCCGAGTGTTTCGCCCTTCCGCACGCCCGACAGAATCTCTGCCTGGTCGCTCTCGATCGCCATCCGGCGCCCACGACCATACCCGCCCTGCCGCGCCCGCAGATCCCGCGTGATCCCATCGGGATCCACGCGCAAACCGGCCGGCAGGCCCTCGATGATCACGACCAGCGCTTGTCCGTGCGACTCACCAGCTGTGAGAAATCGCAGCATTTCGAGGGAATTGTACACGAAGTTTTTGCAACATCTCGGCTCGTCGCGCGCACATGGATGCTGAAACATCCCGTGATCTCGGCACCTCGCGACTCGTGGTCGCCCCGGAAGCGTTCTTGCACAGAGCGACGTGTGCCGCAGCTCCTTGCCGATCGTTTCGTCTGCGGACCGGGAGGTGAAGCGCTCGACCTCGCGACCGGGCGGCGCGTCACTGTGTGTGCTCGCGTTGTCGTCGGCTCCAGGCGGGCAGCGTGGCGGGATCGGTGCGCCCGTCTCGCTCGACTGCGCCATCCTCACCTCGTGCCGCTGGTGGATTGGGCCGAGTGTGGTCACGGCGATCGAGCATCGTGGCTCGAGTTCTACGCTGCCAGTGTTCCTGGACCAACAGACCCTACTGCGGCCGGCGTACACGCCCTCGCCAGCGCGTACGGGACACTTCACGGGTTGAAGCTCGCGGCTGGTGTATCTCCGTGGGGGCGCATCAGAACGTGGAACGGGCGTCTCGCCATGCTGCCAGACGAGATCACCGGTCTCGAGCTGGAAGAGCACGGAAACCGACGGGTAGAGATGGCCGAGCTCGAGGCGGCAACGCGGCTCGCGCACCTTCGAGCCGCTCCGTTGTGCGTGGGGCTACGGCTACAGATCGATCCACTCGTCGAAGGACTGGGCGAGACGCTGGACGCGTGGTCCGATCGGAAGCTCTGTGCCGTGGCACTCGAGGCGCCTCGCGGTGCGGGTCTCACCACCCTCCTCGCGCTCGTGGCCTCGGAAGCAAGACGACGTGGGTTTGTGCCGGTGTGCCCGTCAACGGCGCCGCTCGTCGAGACGCTCCCGGAGCTTCGAGGACGAACGCTGGTCCTGCTTGTCGATCCCTCGGCTACGCTCGGGACGAGCCCCTCGACCGCGCTCGGGACAGGCCCCTCGAGCAGCTCGCGCTCGCAAACACCACTGTTTCCCGGGCCGCTCGTGGCACGCTGGACCCGCGCAGGTCGTGCGGTCGCGTTGGTGACGGGACTCTGGAGCACCCGATCGACGCAACGGAGCCTTCGCCTGGCTGGCTGGTGTGGACGCGAGCTCGTCGGTGCTGTGGCTTGGCCGGCGCCAACGGTGCCAGGACAGATGCGCTTGGCCGTGGAGCAGGCCGCCCACCGTGCGACGGGCATCCCCGGACTCTTGATCAACGCCTTGCACACGGCCGGCTATTGGTGTGGGAGCGAAACGATGGAGACCTATGCACCTGCACGGCGCCACACACTGTTGGCTGCCGAGGACGCACGAGATTACGCTCCCGCACCAGAACCACCACCACCACGCGCGGGCGACTCGACGCCGCCGACCAAGGGTCGCTCGACACCCGTGGCTGCCGTCGATCGCCTGTCGGCGCGGGCGCGAGGGCAGATCGACCGCGCACGGGCGCTCTCGGCGCGAGGTCGCCGCACGCAGGCGATCGCGTTGCTCCGCGTCGCCCTTGGAACGCTGCGCCGCCGCGGTGCGGGCCTTGCTGTGGCGGACGCGGCGATGGCGCTTGGTGAGGCATTGGTCCGCCAAGGCAGCACCGAACGTGCGGTGACGCATTTTCGCGAAGCGGCCGACCTCTTTGCGGTGGAGCACTGCCTAGACCGCGCGAACGACGCAACGCGCGCCATGGGTGCAACCGAGACCGACGCCGGACGATTCGAGGTGGCCGAGCGTCTCTTGCGGGCGACAGAGCTCGATGCGGCCGGCCGGGGAGACGATCGGCGCTATGCGCTGGCACGCGTTGAATTGATGCGCTGCGCGTTTTGGCAGGCGCGGTTCACGCAGGTCGAAGAGCTCGCCGGCGCGCTTGCCACTGCCGCTGAGCCGGTTCGGACACGAGCGCTCGTGTACGAGGCGCTCGCCCTGATTGCACAGCAGCGGATTGTGCAGGCGGGGCAGGTCTTACGTGGCACGGCCGGCGCCGGCAGGCCTTTTGGACACGAGCCGGCAGAGCACGGTGCTGACCGCGTGGGGGAGTCAACGGCCCGATGGCAGGAATCGGATGGTCCATCGACCATGCGGCTCGAGACCGTCGAGTGGCACACGGCCCACGCCGTGCTCCAAACGCGCGTCAGCAATCGCGATGCGGCGTTCGAGCACGTGCGTGCGGGTCTTGCCGCCGCCCGGGCAGCCGCACTTCCGCTCGCTGCGCTGACCTGTCGGGCAATGGCCTTGCGTGTTGCGGGTGCACTGGATGCACGCGCCGAAGCCAGGCGCGCGGCCAGAAGGCTGGCCCGAGCGCGTCGACTCCAGCTCCCTCCACTTGTGAGGGCCTGTGTCGACTATGCGCTTGCCTGCCATGGACCGGGTCAAGCCGCCTGCGGTGAGTCGCGGCGACGCGCGTGGGGTGAGCGAGCGGGAAGCCGCCCGAACGCCGCACCACCCCGATCGTCGATCGTCATGGCGGTCAGCCGCGTACTCGACCCGCTCTTCGAGGGCTCCCCCGAAGAGCGGACGATGGCCGTGGCGCTCTCGGACGTGTTGCGTGTCTGCGAGGACGCCAGTGACGAAGCCATGGGGCTCGATGCCATTTGCCGGTCACTCCGTCGTGAGCTCGATGCCTCAGCGGTCTTCATTGTCGGACGAGAGCCGCCCTCGGGCGCGATGGTCGGCGTCGGGCGACCTGGAAGGGCCGCGCTCGACACGTGCCGAAGCACGCTCGACGCGGGAGTCGCGCAGGGCTTGTCGGAAACCGCGTCCGGCCTGGTGGGCGCCGTTCCCGTGCGGACACATGGCGCCACGGTCGGCGCCCTCGGTGCCTGCTGGTCGTTGGGGGCGACGCCCGACGGGCGCCGCGTTCTCGCGCTCCTGGCATCGGCGGCGGCCGCGAGCGCATCGCTGGTCTGGCTGTTGGTCGATCGGCAGGCGAGGCTGCCGGCCGTGCCGGAGAAAGGCGAGCAGTATGGGCTGCTCGGCGCGAGCCCTGCCATGGCGGAGCTACGTCACGCGGTGGCGCGCGCGGCGGCCGCTCCGTTTCCGGTGCTCGTTGAGGGAGAGAGCGGCAGCGGCAAGGAGCTCGTCGCGAGAGCCATCCATGCCGGAAGCCCCCGGCGGCTCCGTCGCTTTTGTCCGCTCAACTGTGCGGCGCTGCCGGACGAGCTGCTCGACGCGGAGCTCTTTGGTCACACGCGCGGCGCCTTCACCGGCGCCCTCTCCGACCGTGCTGGCCTCTTCGAAGACGCCGACGGAGGCTCGCTCTTCCTGGACGAAGTTGGTGAGCTCTCGCCACGCGGTCAGGCCAAGCTGCTGCGCACGATTCAGGAGGGTGAGGTGCGCCGCATCGGGGAGACGCTGCCGCGCCGCGTGGACGTCCGGATTGTGGCGGCATCGAATCGCTCACTGCAATCCACGGCCGATGAAGGCCGCTTCCGGCGCGACCTCTTGTATCGGCTCGATGTCGTGCACATTGTGGCGCCGCCACTGCGAGAGCGCTCCGAAGATATCGCGGTGCTCGCGGCGCATTACTGGAGCCAGACCACCCAGCGTGTTGGGAGCGCGGCGAGGCTGTTGCCTGCGACGGTGGCTGCGCTGGCGCGCTACGACTGGCCGGGCAACGTCCGCGAGCTTCAAAACGTTCTTGCGGCCCTCGCGGTCCGTGCGCCGTCACGCGGCCAGGTCGGGCCACGCCTTCTCCCCGACGCCATTGCCGCGCAGGCGGGAGCGGCGCACGCCGCGACGCTGGACGAGGCCCGACGCGCCTTCGAGGCGCGGTACGTGCGCGCAGCGCTTGCACGCACGGCCGGGTGCCGCGCCCGTGCCGCTCGCGAGCTTGGCTTGACACGGCAGGGGCTTCAAAAGCTGATCGCGCGGCTGGGCATTGGGTAGGGGTCTAGGGGTCTAGGGGTCTAGGGGTCTAGGGGTCTAGGGGTCTAGGGATCTAGGGACCTAGGGATCTAGGGCACAGGGTGGCACGGGGCCGGGGAGGCGCGATATGCAGAGAGCGGCCATTCGCACGTTCAAGGATCTCGTCGTCTGGCAAAAGGCATTCCGTTTGGCGGTAGACGTGCACCAACTGACGAAGGACTTTCCGGCCGAGGAAAAATATGGCCTCAGCGCGGAGCTGCGCAAGACCGCCCGCTCGGTCACTTACAACATCGCAGAGGGACACAGGCGCGGCACCACGCCTGAGTACCTGCGCTTCCTCCGAATCGCCGCCGGCTCTGTTGCAGAATTGGAAACACAGGTGCTCCTGGCTCGAGCACTTCGCTACTTCTCCGAGGATCAGGCAATACGTATGCTTGCTCTCCACGGCGATATCGAGCGAATGCTAGCCGCTCTGATAAACAAGCTGCGCGCCAAGCAAGCGCGATCGGTTGGATGCCGGCCTATTTAGACGACTCCTCCTTCGCCCTGCCCCTGGCCCCCCCTAGATCCCTAGGTCCCTAGATCCCTAGATCCCTAGGTCCCTTGCCCCTTTACTCCTGCATCCGCGATGCCAGGCGGCGCAGCGCGGCGTCCTCCGGCTCCTTGGCAAGTGCCGCATACAGCATGCGCACTGCTTCATCTCGATGGCCGGCGGCCCAGTGAGCCTCGACCGCGCGCGCGACCAGTGACATGTCGTTAGGGCGAAGATGACGTGCCTCATCGAGCCACGCGGCTGCCGCTTCGTGATCCGATAGTCGCGTGGAGAGGTCGGCAAGGTGTGCGGCGCGCGCGGCGCGACCGTCGGGCCGCGTTGTCGGATCGAGCGCCTGCGCGCGTTCGAGTGCGGTTCGGGCAAGCGACCAGTCGCTGAGCTGTTCCGCAGCGCGGCCCAGGTCATCGAAGGCCGTCACGCTGGCGGGTGGCGTGGCGACCGCTCGCTGGAGGACTTCGACCGCCTGACGCGGGTTGTCGCCAAGGAGCCAGGCGCGCCCGAGCGCCGCCAGCGTGTCGCTCGTTTCTCGTCCTGTGCGGCGTTCGTCCGCTTCAGCGCGCTCGAGCCAGGCGAGCGCCTGCGTGCGCGCTCGTCCGTCCTCCGTGGCCGCTGCCTTTTCGAGCCAGGCGCTGCCTAGCGTTGTCATCACCTTCGTGTCGCGCGGGAATCGAGTGGACGCCTTGTCGAGGACCTCGATGGCTTGGTCGATCCGTCCAAGCCGTGTCAGCGCTCGGCCGAGCTCGACGGCATACTCTGGTTGCTGGGTCTGCTCCGCCAGCTGTTCGAGCTGGGTGACCTCCTCACCACCGCGTCCCAGCTGCCTGGCCGTGAGCGCAAGCTGGGCCCTGGCCTCTACGAGGCTCGCATCGCCTGCCAACGCCCGCCGAAATGCCTCAGAGCCTTCACGGAGTCTCTTTTGGTCGACCAAACAGAGGCCACGCAAGTAATGCGCTTCGGCCAGTCGTGGATCGAGCCTCGAGGCGCGTTGGGCGAGCTCGAGCGCGTCCGCGAGTCGGCCTGCTTGATACGTCGCCAGCGCGAGCTTGTATGTCATCGCTGGCGCACCCGCGTCGAGCTCGAGGCCCGTGCGGTAGTACTCCGCGGCGCGCTCATGGGAGCCCAGCTTCGTGCTGATGTCCCCGAGGCGCTCCAAGGGACGGACGGCGCCGCGATCCAGGCGTGCGGCTTCCCGAAAGTCGCGCAGCGCCGACGGAAAGCCCTGTGGGCCACCGAGCAAGTAGGCTTCGCCCCGCCGCAGGTATGCCACCATCGAGCTCCGTTTCAGCGCGATGGCGCCGCTCAGCGCCTCGATGGCCACGGCCGCGTCATGGTGGCGGAGCGCATTGGTGCCGCGAGCGAGCAGCCCCTGGTACGTACGCTCCCGCTGGATCGCGGTCGCAGCCAAGACCGCCGCGAAGCCCACGGCGAGCAGGACGACGGTCAGGATGGAGCGGCGAGTCATTGGGCCCGAGACGGACGCCTCGGTGAGGCGTCCGCACCAAACTACCTGTACAGGAACCTTTTAGGACACACCGGTGTCTAAAGGTTTACAAGAGCATATCTTCAGCTGCTATTGTAGAAGGATGGAGCGTCGAATGGCCGAGGGGCTCTCGGTCAAGCCAGTTGGCTTGGAGTGGGCGAGCAGCGGCGAAGTCGAAGCCGAGCTCGTAGCGCGGTGTCGGGCAGGGGACGAGCAGGCCTGCACGGCCCTCGTCGAGGCTCACCAGCGCATGGTGTACCAGCTTGCACTGCACCTGCTGGGGGAGCATGACGAAGCGCTGGACCTCTCGCAGGAAGTCTTCCTGCGCGTCTTCCGGACATTGCCCTCGTTCCGGGGCCACGCCTCGCTGCGCACCTGGATCTACCGCATTGTCATCAACCAGGCGCGCAATCGGCAGCGCTGGTGGCGCCGACGGAAGCAACGCGAGCAAGTGTCGCTCGACGACAATTTGCACCGCCTCCGTGAGGTGCCCGATCCGGACCGGGGCGACGATCCGGAGGCGACGGTGGAGCGGAAGGAAGTCGTCGAGTTCGTGTGGCGCGCGCTGGACCGGCTGCCCTTCGATCAGCGGACGGCGATTGTGTTGCGCGAGATCGATGGTCTGAGCTACGACGAGATTGCCTATTCGCTGGGGGTTGCGGTCGGGACCGTCAAGTCGCGGTTGGCCCGAGCGCGCCACCAGTTGCGAGAAGAACTGAGGGTCGCATGAACGCGTTGTCCTGTGCGGACGTTGGCGAGCGGCTATCGGCCTTCCGCGACGGCGCGATGCCGATCGACGAGCAGCGAGCCGTGCGCGCGCATCTCTCCTCCTGCCCGGCGTGTGCCGGCGAGGTGGCGGCGTTCGACTCGGTCGGCACGCTCCTGCGCGCCTCCGTGCGCGCGCGGACGTCCGAACAGCAGGACGATCTGGCCAATCTTCCCATCCGTGTCGTGAGTCAGATTTCCGCCGAGCGCAACATGGCGTGGCCGAATCGGATGGGCCGGTTGTTCGAGGACTGGCACCTCGTGTGGGCCGGTCTCAGCGGGACGACCAGCGCCGCGCTGTGCTTATTGCTGGTCGCCCTTCTGTCGGCGGCCCTCTCGCCAGGGACGGACCGCAACCCGGTGTCGATTCGAGACGCAGAAGTGCTGCCGCAAGTGCTGGCGGGGTCGAGCACGGTCATGCCGGCGGCGCTCGTCTCGAGCGCGGTACAGGCGGGCGAGCTCGAGCTCGCCCTCTCCGGCGTGGTCACGCGCGAGGGACGACTCGCGAACCCGGAGCTGGTCAATGCGAGCTTCAGCGAAGAAGTCGCGCGGCTCATGATTCGTCAGCTGGCAGAGACGCGCTTCGAGCCGGCGAGCCACAACGGTTCCCCCGTGGCCGTTCGCGTGGTGTGGCTGTTCTCGCGCACGACCGTGCGACCTCCGGCTCCCGCTGATATCGGCAAGCCAGGCGCGAGCTTGGCGCCGCCTCTACACGACAACACCGCCGCCTGAGGGTAGGGCGCGTTCGTCGAATGCGCCGTCGAGATGTCTGGGTGAGGTAGGGCCGCCTCGGCGAGGCGGCCCTACTTGATGGAGAACTCGCTCGTGGCGATGTTGGCCATCGTGTCGCTGGCGCGCACGATGAGGCGTGTAGCTCCAGCCCCTTTCAGGCGAATCGCGTAGCGCTCGTCCGGCCCATCCGCGATGCCATCCGCAGGAAACGCTTCACGCCAGCTGAGCGCATCCGTGCTGTATTCGACGCGTTGGATGGGTGAATGCGCGTCCCGGACGATCAGGGACACGGTACCCGGGGCGTCCGATGATTTCGGATCACGCTCGATCGTTGGGGGAGTGTTGTCGATCTCGAACGGCACGCTCTCGCGCTCCACGCTCAGCGCGGTGTCCGGGGGGTTCGCGCCCTGATCGGAGGCAACAAGACGAACGACATACGTCCCGTCGGCGACCGAC belongs to Luteitalea sp. and includes:
- a CDS encoding radical SAM protein; protein product: MTIHLINPSHVSFGIGVITPRWLYVLAAATPECYGPPILADETLEPFDAGSVKAGDVVGIGIHTGNALRGYEVGAAARAAGAHVVFGGIHATLYPDEAFQLGGAHAVVTGDGDQIWSTVLSDCAKGAVARVYEGGRLEPDRFLAGRWELLPAGRYMWASVQTVRGCPKHCSFCSVWRTDGQRPRQRDWGCIIREIVDLRRRGFRFIALADDNFYPVTLTDLRMAARRSNPAQLEQLQAARAERFELMAQLARLPDDSVFFTQITMEAAEDPEFLEAMRRAHIKGALVGVESVTPEGLKDVYKDFNASGDALVERLRAFRQHGVHVLGSFIFGLPSDKPETFDACLAVAERADLTFAQFVMLTPFPGTIDFTTWEKSKGADPDRIGGVPVTRHWLIPQVLRPKVYVPHPVMTPDEIRRRTQRVWDRFYSLRSIWGRSQVVSSMKARLTFVLISKIYRQMYANTGIATDSARVSRSVRLARLMARPCRRLFAGRPLPELQVPPM
- the rsmB gene encoding 16S rRNA (cytosine(967)-C(5))-methyltransferase RsmB; the protein is MTAPARSAAWRALRRVHETGTDLPIALARERDGLADARDRALTTEITLGVLRWQAALDYLITRAAKRPLDAIDTASLDVLRLGAYQLLHLTRVPAAVVVDEAVDLVKRAHHPRAAGFINATLRQIAVTRGAGLPPAPPLRPPSASGAARRWRQRALEHLAVTLSHPAWLMERWLDRYGFQAAAEIASFNNRSAPLTLRANPLRTTPATLARALEAHGVATQPGRYAPEALIVTAGHPLGTPPLEEGACSVQDEASQAVGVLAAAATCAGERAPVLDACASPGGKTLALAAALEPGSLIVAADTRRARVQLLRNTLARAGTKWVQVVQIDLTRGLPFRELFQGVLLDVPCSGLGTIRRDPDIRWKRTPDDLIRFAAAQRVMLREAARVVAPGGRLVYATCSSEPEENQDLVARFLAEHESFALIGANSLPVPDSMRTLIDAEGFFHTLPHVHGLEAFFAAVMRRAI
- a CDS encoding methionyl-tRNA formyltransferase, which encodes MANEPRLRIVFFGTPTFAVPTLEGLLRSRHPVVGVVTQPDRPRGRGQVVRSSPIKALALVHDVPVWQPDKLKDDAFLALARSVEPDLGVVAAYGKLLPDVLLTIPRLGLINVHASLLPRYRGASPIQRAVLAGDAETGVTIMRVVSALDAGASLAQRRHPIGPEDTSGDVEQALATLGASLLCETVDRLAAGAVDETAQDDTQATYAPRLRKDEGLIDWSRPALAVHNHVRAMQPWPGAFSFLHGQRLMMRRTRPAAPTDAAPGTIVEADRDVLRVATGDNSSLHLLEVQPEGRRAMAARDFLAGRRLEVGARFNGRRP
- the def gene encoding peptide deformylase, with amino-acid sequence MTQPILRYGASMLHTPAGPVTTFDDELQVLVDSMIETVHAAPGVGLAAPQVGAPLRLMVIDLSIGRNPHEILVLANPEVVAREGVQRQREGCLSVPGFDARVSRPRRIVVRGLNRHGEPCTIEGTNLLARVLQHELDHLEGTLYLDRLRRLSRWSIMWRLKRLQRKGTWWRAHGK
- the aroC gene encoding chorismate synthase, with translation MRFLTAGESHGQALVVIIEGLPAGLRVDPDGITRDLRARQGGYGRGRRMAIESDQAEILSGVRKGETLGSPVALLIRNRDWPNWQVTMHAAAEAPADATGARRAAVTRPRPGHADLAGALKYDRSDIRDVLERASARETAARVAAGALARQLLARFDVRLASHVFAIGDAALSDPLAVTFEQIVAIPAEAPLRCVDSSVEALMIAAIDRAREAGDTLGGAFEVVARGLPPGLGSHVHWDRKLDGRLAQAVMSIPAIKGVGIGLGATAAARPGSQVHDEILLPSAQRLTHGDMGVVRPTNRAGGLEGGVTNGEDLRVTAYMKPISTLMKPLQSVDLETMETSPATVERSDVCAVPAAACVGEAMVALVVADAFLEKFGGDSITEIQGHYGAARDRVRERFVPRTVTNSVTSDE
- a CDS encoding four helix bundle protein is translated as MQRAAIRTFKDLVVWQKAFRLAVDVHQLTKDFPAEEKYGLSAELRKTARSVTYNIAEGHRRGTTPEYLRFLRIAAGSVAELETQVLLARALRYFSEDQAIRMLALHGDIERMLAALINKLRAKQARSVGCRPI